The region GTTTTCATCGAGAAACCGCTCGGGCAATGCCAGTCAGAGGTGTTCGCTGCAAAAACCTCCATCACCAGCAGTGCTGCGCCATGACGTGTAAACACGGATCGACGGGCAGGTAATGCTCGCGACCTCTGAGAAATGCCAGTTGCTTTTTGCCAGTGTTGCACCACTTTACGTTGCACCATCCCTTGTCGGTGCAAAATTTTGAACTCCAGCGGTTGACGTGAAATACCAATTCGGTTGAACAACACATCTGCCAATGGACGGCTACCCAATCCACGAACTGATCGCCAAGGACCAACAGAATCGAGGAACGTTGTCACACTGCGGGCAAACACCATCGGTTTACCATCCACACACAACAACACCTCGCGCGCATATCCCACACGCATAGCTCTCAAACCAAGACCTTGGGCCTCATCTGCAGACAGCGGTTGACGACCTTGCGACAACACCTGAACACTGAACACATCTCCAGTGAACGCCAACCGCGCACTAAGAGAGCCAGAAGCTTGCAACCAGCATCGCAAAGTACCGCGTACTGAAGAAAAATTCAGCCATCTCATGCCTGACGCACCTTGCGGGAAACCCGAAAACCATACATGTTCAGATCGAACATTCCTATCATTGGTCTGAAAACCGTCGCAGTCCGAGTTACAACATTAGACCCCGAATCCATCGTCGGCAGAAATCACAGCTCCATTGATGAAATGGCTCTGATCCGAACATAACATTACCAACAATGCATCCAAGTCTTGTGGATGTCCAACGCGTTTACGTGGCAGCATTTGGACAAGTTTTTGCCCTTGATCGGTTTGCCAATGTGCATGGTTAATTTCGGTGTCAATGTAGCCCGGACAGATTGCATTCACATTGATGCCAAACTTGCCCCACTCCAAAGCCATGGCTTTAGTCATTTGAATCACTGCCGCCTTGCTCATGCAATAAATACCAATTTTGGGTAACACTTTGAGACCAGCCATACTGGCCACATTGATGATGCGCCCACCCGTGAAACTTCCAGGAGCAGCCCCCTGGGAGCGTGCCAGCATGCGCTTACCTACCTCCTGAGCCACAAAAAATGCACCTTTGACGTTGGTATCGAATACGAAATCAAAATCACCGCTGCTGACATCCTGAATACGCTGGGTGGTACTGACCCCTGAGTTATTCACCAGAATATCGATAGAACCAACCTCAGTCTCTGCATGCGCTACGGCAGATCGGATAGAGGCTTGATCCATCACGTCCAATTCAAGCACATGGGCATCGCCGCCCTCGCCATCAATTTGGGCACGCAATTCTTTGAGTTTTTCAACCCGGCGACTGGCCAGCACCACTGCAGCCCCCGCACTGGACAAGGTGCGAGCAAACTGTGCCCCCAATCCACCGGAAGCCCCCGTAATAAAGGCCACCCGACCTGACAAATCAATGTTGTAAGACATGGCTATCTCTCCAAAATGAATAGAACGATCGTTCTATTATGGTGAATCTATTACCTAAAATCTGGATTTGTCGAAGACAATTCACTTTCAGTTCAAGACAACTTCACCTTGGCTTGAGTTTAATCAGTTGACGGTAGAACAAAGCCTTCTGTTTCCATGCTTTGGTCTCTGCCGTGATGTTCATTCAGTGAGGAACCCCATGACCCCGCAAGAAATTCTGACCCAATACGGCCCACGTGAATCCATGGACTACGACGTGGTCGTGGTCGGGGGTGGCCCGGCTGGCTTGTCCACCGCCATTCGCCTGAAACAACTGGCTGCTGAAAAAGGCCAGGAGATCTCGGTCGTGGTGCTGGAAAAAGGCTCCGAGCCAGGAGCCCACATCCTCTCCGGTGCGGTGCTTGACCCGCAATCCCTCACCGAACTCCTGCCCAACTGGAAAGCTGACGGTGCACCACTGAACCAGCCGGTGACCGATGAGGCCATGATGTTCCTGAGCGAGACCACGGGCTACCGCACCCCCAACATGTTCCTGCCCGCATGCAGCCAGAACCACGGCAACTACATCATCAGCCTGGGGGCACTTACCCGCTGGCTGGCCCAGCAAGCGGAAAACCTGGGTGTGGAAATCTTCCCCGGCTTTGCCGCCGCTGAAGTGCTGTACACCGAAACCGGTGCCGTCAAAGGGGTCGCCACCGGCAACATGGGCGTGGAAAAGTCAGGTGAACCCGGCCCCAACTTCCAGATTGGCATGGAGCTGCTGGGCAAATACACCGTGTTTGCCGAAGGCTCACGCGGCCACCTGGGCAAACAAGTGATTGCCAAATTTAATCTCGACGAGGGTTGTGACCCCCAAAGCTACGGCATCGGCATCAAGGAGCTGTGGGAGGCTGAACCCTCACGCCACCAACCCGGTCTGGTGCTGCACACGGCCGGCTGGCCCATGGACAACGCCACCTATGGCGGCTCTTTCCTGTACCACATGGAAGACAACAAGATTGCCATGGGCTTCATCACCGGTTTGAATTACACCAACCCGTACCTCAGCCCGTTTGAGGAATTCCAACGCTGGAAGACCCACCCGAACATCCGCTGGTACCTGGAAAACGAGAAGGGTGAAGTGACTGGCAAACGGATTGCCTACGGCGCACGCGCCATCACCGCCGGGGGCTTGATGTCCCTGCCCAAAACCGTGTTCCCCGGTGGGGCACTGGTGGGCTGTGATGCGGGCTTTCTGAATGTGAGCCGCATCAAGGGCAGCCATGCGGCGATCAAGTCCGGCATGTTGTGTGCAGAAGCGGCTTATGCAGCGGTGACAGCCGGACGGGCACAGGATGAGTTGAGCGCTTACCCAGAAGCGTTCGAAGCCAGCTGGCTCTATACCGAGCTGAACAAATCACGCAACTTCAAGGCCTGGTTCAAACATGGCCTGCGCGTGGGCACCTTGATGAATGGCCTGGAGCAGTTTGGCCTGAAAGGCAACATGCCCTGGACCATTCGCCGTGACAAGCCTGACCATGCGTACCTGAAGCCCGCCGCAGAATGCAAACCGATTGATTACCCCAAACCCGATGGCAAGCTGACCTTTGACCGCCTCTCCAGCGTGTTCATCAGCAGTGCCGCGCATGAAGAGAACCAGCCTGCGCATTTGACTTTGAGGGATGCGTCAGTACCTGTCAACATCAACCTGGCCAAGTTTGCGGGCCCGGAGGCACGTTACTGCCCGGCCGGGGTGTATGAGTTTGTGAAGAATGACAACGGCACAGATCGACTGCAGATCAATGCCGCCAACTGTGTGCATTGCAAAACTTGTGACATCAAGGACCCGACGCAGAACATCGTCTGGGTCACGCCTGAGGGCGGCGGGGGGCCTAATTATTCGGCGATGTAAGCCAGTGCGGACTCCTATGGCGTTGAATTTCTGGTGAAGCCCGGCGGCACCACACAGAGTGATATCTGCTCAACGATGAAGAGCTGGCTCGAGCAAAAAATGACTCTCAATATGCTTAATCAGTCATGATTCCGGCATTTCGGCCTCACAAGCTGCAGCTAGAATCCACTCGTTCAGGAGAGAGCACCGCTTGCAAGCCGTGCCGCCGAAGGCGCAGGAGCCAGCTTTGCTGGCGATGAACGCTCAGGCAAAAGGACTGACACACGCCTTGCAAAAGGCGTTTCCCAACTGGAGAGAGGCGGCATTCAATGCCGTCCACCGAAGGAGCAAACCTGCATCGCCAGGTGAATCTCTCAGGTAAAGCGGACAGTGGGGGCAGCCCATGACTTGGCTCACCGCCAGGTTATGGAACATGGTTAGCCCCTTAGCTCGATTGGAGACCTGATGTCCGCCCCTGAATCCCTTCTGAATGTTCCCCTAAACGACTTGCACATCACCCTGGGTGCCCGCATGGTGCCGTTTGCTGGCTATTCCATGCCGGTGCAATACCCGGTCGGCCTGATTGCCGAACACAAACACACCCGCAGCGCCGCCGGTCTGTTCGATGTGTCCCACATGGGCCAGTTGCGACTGGTCGGCCCCGATGCCGCCGCTGCCTTCGAGAGCCTGATTCCGGTCGACGTGATCGACCTGCCGGTGGGCAAACAGCGCTACGGCCTGCTGCTCAATGACGAAGGCGGCATCTTGGACGACCTGATGTTTGTCAACCGGGGCACCGACATCTTTGTCATCGTGAATGGTGCCTGCAAGGTGGCCGACATTGCCCACATCCAGGCAAAAATCGGCTCCCGCTGCGAGGTGATCCCCATGCCTGAGCGTGCCCTGCTGGCATTACAAGGCCCGCAAGCCGTGACCGCCCTATCACGCTTGGCACCGGGCGTGGAAAAACTGGTGTTCATGACCGGCGGCCACTTCACGGTGAACACCGGCACCCAACAGATCGACGTGTTCCTGACCCGCAGCGGCTACACCGGCGAAGACGGTTTCGAGATCTCTGTGCACGCCTCCGATGCCCTGGCCCTGGCCAACGCCCTGCTGGCGCAACCCGAAGTCAAGCCCATCGGTCTGGGGGCGCG is a window of Rhodoferax lithotrophicus DNA encoding:
- a CDS encoding chorismate--pyruvate lyase family protein, giving the protein MRWLNFSSVRGTLRCWLQASGSLSARLAFTGDVFSVQVLSQGRQPLSADEAQGLGLRAMRVGYAREVLLCVDGKPMVFARSVTTFLDSVGPWRSVRGLGSRPLADVLFNRIGISRQPLEFKILHRQGMVQRKVVQHWQKATGISQRSRALPARRSVFTRHGAALLVMEVFAANTSDWHCPSGFSMKTSKRRSRS
- a CDS encoding SDR family oxidoreductase, whose product is MSYNIDLSGRVAFITGASGGLGAQFARTLSSAGAAVVLASRRVEKLKELRAQIDGEGGDAHVLELDVMDQASIRSAVAHAETEVGSIDILVNNSGVSTTQRIQDVSSGDFDFVFDTNVKGAFFVAQEVGKRMLARSQGAAPGSFTGGRIINVASMAGLKVLPKIGIYCMSKAAVIQMTKAMALEWGKFGINVNAICPGYIDTEINHAHWQTDQGQKLVQMLPRKRVGHPQDLDALLVMLCSDQSHFINGAVISADDGFGV
- a CDS encoding electron transfer flavoprotein-ubiquinone oxidoreductase, with amino-acid sequence MTPQEILTQYGPRESMDYDVVVVGGGPAGLSTAIRLKQLAAEKGQEISVVVLEKGSEPGAHILSGAVLDPQSLTELLPNWKADGAPLNQPVTDEAMMFLSETTGYRTPNMFLPACSQNHGNYIISLGALTRWLAQQAENLGVEIFPGFAAAEVLYTETGAVKGVATGNMGVEKSGEPGPNFQIGMELLGKYTVFAEGSRGHLGKQVIAKFNLDEGCDPQSYGIGIKELWEAEPSRHQPGLVLHTAGWPMDNATYGGSFLYHMEDNKIAMGFITGLNYTNPYLSPFEEFQRWKTHPNIRWYLENEKGEVTGKRIAYGARAITAGGLMSLPKTVFPGGALVGCDAGFLNVSRIKGSHAAIKSGMLCAEAAYAAVTAGRAQDELSAYPEAFEASWLYTELNKSRNFKAWFKHGLRVGTLMNGLEQFGLKGNMPWTIRRDKPDHAYLKPAAECKPIDYPKPDGKLTFDRLSSVFISSAAHEENQPAHLTLRDASVPVNINLAKFAGPEARYCPAGVYEFVKNDNGTDRLQINAANCVHCKTCDIKDPTQNIVWVTPEGGGGPNYSAM
- the gcvT gene encoding glycine cleavage system aminomethyltransferase GcvT, whose protein sequence is MSAPESLLNVPLNDLHITLGARMVPFAGYSMPVQYPVGLIAEHKHTRSAAGLFDVSHMGQLRLVGPDAAAAFESLIPVDVIDLPVGKQRYGLLLNDEGGILDDLMFVNRGTDIFVIVNGACKVADIAHIQAKIGSRCEVIPMPERALLALQGPQAVTALSRLAPGVEKLVFMTGGHFTVNTGTQQIDVFLTRSGYTGEDGFEISVHASDALALANALLAQPEVKPIGLGARNSLRLEAGLPLYGNDIDTGTTPVEGALQWAIQKVRRAGGARAGGYPGATKITAQLANEAAATGKKRVGLVALERIPVREHTELQNLAGERIGEVTSGLLGPTIDKPIAMGYVPLELAALGSRVNAIVRGKAVPMEVVAMPFVPTNYFRG